One Turneriella parva DSM 21527 genomic region harbors:
- the rpmJ gene encoding 50S ribosomal protein L36, whose protein sequence is MKVRASVRKICPQCKVIRRAGIIRVICKSNPRHKQRQR, encoded by the coding sequence ATGAAAGTCAGAGCATCAGTAAGAAAAATTTGCCCGCAATGCAAAGTCATTCGCAGAGCGGGTATCATACGCGTCATTTGTAAATCAAATCCGCGTCATAAACAGAGGCAGAGGTAA
- the rpsM gene encoding 30S ribosomal protein S13: protein MARIEGIDLPNQKRVVIGLTYIYGIGDKVAHDIVTKAGIPLAKRVHELSEDEVGKIKKIIDAEYTVEGALRSKVQLDMKRLVDTGSYRGSRHRKGLPARGQRTKTNARTRKGRRLTVAGKKSAPSKG from the coding sequence ATGGCACGTATCGAAGGTATTGACTTACCGAACCAGAAGCGCGTAGTTATCGGCTTAACGTACATCTACGGCATCGGCGACAAAGTTGCGCACGACATCGTGACGAAAGCGGGTATTCCGCTGGCGAAGCGCGTGCACGAACTTTCAGAAGACGAAGTCGGCAAGATCAAGAAGATCATCGATGCGGAGTACACTGTTGAAGGTGCACTGCGCTCGAAGGTTCAGCTCGATATGAAGCGCCTGGTCGACACAGGTTCTTACCGCGGTTCTCGCCATCGCAAAGGTCTGCCCGCGCGCGGCCAGCGAACCAAGACAAATGCCCGTACCCGCAAGGGACGCCGCCTCACTGTGGCTGGCAAGAAATCTGCACCAAGCAAAGGTTAA
- the rpsK gene encoding 30S ribosomal protein S11 → MSEEVKEAAGEEGKGKKVKDKGRVPRGRVYINATFNNTIITITDMNGNSIAWASGGSLEFKGSRKATPYAAQLAARSALDKARERGLHEVEIYVKGPGVGREQAIRTLAASGLRVSLIKDTTPVPHNGCRPRKKRRV, encoded by the coding sequence ATGAGCGAAGAAGTCAAAGAAGCAGCTGGCGAAGAAGGCAAAGGCAAAAAAGTCAAAGATAAGGGTCGTGTTCCCCGTGGACGCGTCTATATCAACGCCACGTTCAATAATACGATCATTACGATCACCGATATGAATGGCAATTCAATCGCCTGGGCATCAGGTGGTTCGCTCGAATTTAAGGGCTCACGCAAGGCAACGCCTTACGCGGCGCAGCTCGCCGCACGCTCTGCGCTCGACAAGGCGCGTGAGCGTGGTCTGCATGAGGTGGAGATCTACGTAAAGGGGCCAGGTGTAGGCCGTGAGCAGGCAATTCGTACATTGGCTGCATCGGGCCTTCGGGTCAGCCTCATAAAAGACACGACCCCGGTGCCCCATAACGGCTGCCGGCCGCGTAAGAAGAGAAGGGTTTAA
- the rpsD gene encoding 30S ribosomal protein S4: MARAIGPACRLCRREGLKLFLKGQKCMTDKCIFNKRKNPPGPPPKRKPKMSGYATQLREKQKVKRVYGVLERPFRNYFESASRMRGITGENLLILLERRLDNSLYRIGMASSRAQARNFITHGHIQVNGRRVDIPSFKVSIGDTIGLGEKLKSNKVLAENLEMSKNAGLVADWMELSEDGKSAKVVKLPSRENVDIPIKENVIVELYSK, encoded by the coding sequence ATGGCAAGAGCAATTGGACCAGCATGTAGGTTGTGCAGACGCGAGGGACTGAAACTGTTTCTCAAAGGTCAGAAGTGCATGACCGACAAATGTATTTTTAATAAGAGAAAGAACCCACCCGGACCACCACCGAAGCGTAAGCCGAAAATGTCTGGCTATGCGACTCAGCTGCGGGAAAAGCAGAAAGTGAAGCGTGTCTACGGTGTTCTTGAACGACCGTTTCGCAACTATTTTGAATCGGCATCGCGCATGCGCGGCATTACCGGTGAGAATCTGTTGATTCTGCTCGAGCGCCGCCTCGACAACTCGCTCTACCGCATTGGTATGGCGTCGTCGCGCGCGCAGGCTCGAAATTTTATAACGCACGGCCATATTCAGGTCAACGGCCGCCGCGTTGATATTCCGAGCTTTAAAGTTTCTATCGGCGATACCATCGGTCTCGGCGAAAAGCTGAAGTCGAACAAGGTATTGGCTGAAAACCTAGAGATGTCTAAAAATGCCGGCCTCGTCGCCGACTGGATGGAACTCTCAGAAGACGGCAAGTCAGCTAAAGTGGTGAAGCTACCTTCACGCGAGAATGTTGATATTCCGATCAAAGAAAACGTAATTGTGGAATTGTACTCCAAATAA
- a CDS encoding DNA-directed RNA polymerase subunit alpha, which translates to MAKAAPKNLLKGLKRPKSAEFQHVETRPDYGKFVAEPFEKGFGVTIANSLRRVLMSYIEGAAIVAVKIEGVSHEFSTMPGIKEDVTRLILNLKRVRLKMEGQGPLTLEVEKKGAGVLMAGDFAVSNSVEIMNPDLVLAHMNEDANLKMTLQIDKGRGYLPAEITKKMIDEVGVIPIDALFSPITKVNFDITETRVDQRTDYDKVTFEIWTDMTISPEDAMAYAAKILKEHLTVFINFAEEMYEEEEFDETDERLKKAMQVALEDMEMSVRSIAVLRSLDMRNVKDIVTRYEDDLRKSKHYSDKVLLQLKSKLANMNLAFGMRDGR; encoded by the coding sequence ATGGCAAAAGCAGCACCAAAAAATTTACTGAAAGGCCTCAAGCGCCCAAAATCGGCTGAGTTTCAGCACGTCGAGACGCGCCCTGACTATGGCAAATTCGTCGCCGAGCCTTTTGAGAAAGGTTTTGGTGTCACGATCGCGAACAGTCTGCGGCGTGTGCTGATGTCTTACATCGAAGGCGCGGCAATCGTTGCCGTGAAAATCGAAGGCGTCAGCCATGAATTTTCGACGATGCCCGGCATCAAAGAAGATGTGACCCGCCTGATTCTGAACCTCAAACGAGTTCGCCTAAAGATGGAAGGCCAGGGCCCGCTCACTCTCGAAGTCGAGAAGAAGGGCGCAGGTGTTTTGATGGCAGGCGACTTTGCAGTGTCGAACAGTGTCGAGATTATGAATCCCGACCTGGTGCTCGCGCACATGAACGAAGATGCAAACCTCAAGATGACGTTGCAGATCGACAAGGGCCGCGGTTATCTGCCGGCAGAAATCACCAAAAAGATGATCGATGAAGTCGGTGTTATCCCCATCGATGCACTTTTCTCGCCAATCACAAAGGTTAACTTTGACATTACAGAAACGCGCGTCGACCAGCGCACAGATTATGACAAGGTAACCTTTGAGATCTGGACCGATATGACAATTTCGCCAGAAGACGCAATGGCCTATGCGGCGAAGATTCTAAAAGAGCACCTCACAGTTTTCATCAACTTCGCAGAAGAGATGTACGAAGAAGAAGAGTTTGATGAAACCGATGAGCGCCTGAAGAAGGCAATGCAGGTTGCGCTCGAAGACATGGAGATGTCTGTTCGCAGCATTGCAGTACTGCGCAGCCTCGATATGCGCAATGTCAAAGATATCGTAACACGTTACGAAGACGATTTGCGCAAGAGCAAGCATTACTCAGATAAGGTGCTGCTGCAGCTCAAGAGCAAACTCGCCAACATGAACCTCGCATTCGGTATGCGTGACGGCCGCTAA